ATGTGATAGAGTTCCTCTAAAGTGCTCTTATTTTCGTCCCTTTATTTATGACGTTTGAATAATCAAACAATTTTGACAGAGTCCTCATGTTTGTGTCGacaaatttatcgattaaCGAGAATTTTcctcattataataattgtcttAACGACGTATAAGGAGTTATAGTtagttaaattattctttggtTCGATTTCATAGTTATCGAGAGTTTGCACTTACCAACATTCATATCGGGACCGTATTCATAATACGTCGGCGAACCTACGGCGGCGAGCGCGAGCTCGTCCTCGATGTTGTTCGGTCTGCAGCTTGTTGTCTTCCAGTGGGTCCTAAGGCCGCTCGCGCTAATGTATTTCTTGTCGCAGCCTTGGCAGGTGTAGGGCCGCTCGTTCGTGTGCAGTCTCTTGTGCAGCTTTAAGTGGACAAACTGGGTGAACTTGGCAGGACAAAGGTCGCAGGCGTACGGCTTTTGGCCAGAGTGTAGTCTAAGGTGGGTTTTCAGGTTCGAAGTCGAACTGAACCTCTTCTTGCATATCTCGCATTGATGCGGCTTTTCGCCTGAAAATAGACAATATcgacataatataaatagaagcATCATATTTGTgcgaatgcaaataaaatgagattgaaattattgacatattaagaaaaatatcattaaacgCTTATTCAAATTACATCCGTATTAAATTGGACaattcaaacaaataaaagaaattatattacataaaaaagtatgtagattcttaaaattttgtttattattcattattgtatgtaacttttttgaaatacattttttataagaacagaaaacaaaaaacgaTTATGCTATAgagtgatataaatatattttatataaatttaaaattatttgatattgaaaaatgaagattttgtataatgtattgataaattttcaatttaaaaagattgagAAATTGCAAGTTGATGTATTTACCGGTATGCACGAGATGATGCTTCTGGAGGTGCGCGAGTTGCGTGAAGCTCTTGGTGCAAACGTTGCATTTGAAGGGCCTCTCGCCGGAATGTGTTCTGAGGTGCACTTTAAGGTTCGATAGCTGACCGAACGTTTTGCAACAGACATTGCACTCGTAGTGCATTTTGCCGTCTTTCTTTTTGAGCGGGTAAGGCAGCGATCTGTAGCCCCTCGAGCCTTGGGAGTTGGGGCTGAGAGAGCCGCTCTGGGAACAGCCGTGATCGTCCGGCGACAGGGAGCTCGCCGGCGAGTATCTGTTGAGGGACGACGATGAATTGGGGTGGATAGTGAGACCCGGATGGTGACCCAGGTGGAGATTGTGCGTGCCGGCGATCAGCGCTTGGTTGCCGTCGATCTGCATGGTCGACGAGGTGGGTAGCTGGTGGCCGCCGCTGCTGGTGGCTGCCTCTAGACGTCTGCCGTCCGTGGTTCTCTCGTAAACCACGTTGCCGCTCGGCGTGGGCGAGTAAGCGGTGCAGTTGATGGACAACGGCGCACCTACGTTGTGATGCAGCGAGCCGTTTTGATGACCGTATAGGCTACCGTACGGACCGTAGGACGAGGGCGACTGGATGGGCGAGATCGGCGAGACACTCTGATTGCTGCTGCCGCTGCTGGCGGAGTTCGGGTAAACCGGACTGGCGGACTCGATCTGGCAGCCGGGGCCGGCCGAACCGCCGGAATAGAGGATCGTTGTCGGCGTGGCGACGCCGTTGTGACTCGACGACGGTGACGGCGACTTCGTCTTTCGCTTGGGCGGACAACCGTTCGCCGTCGTGGACGCCGAGTGTGGATTGCTGGTGGATGTCAGTATCGTGCTGGACGAGAGCACGCTCGTGCTGGAGTGAATGCCGCCGACGTTGCTGGACGAGTGCAAATTTCCGGGATGCGGCGGCAGGCTGCCGTTGCTCGCTCCGGTACTCGAATGCAGTCCACCTCCTGTACTGGAGTGTAGATTGCCGGTGGGGCTTTGTATGCTGGGCAGCGCCGTGCCGTTGCCGCTGGTCGAGTTTACGCACGAGTCCGTCTGTAAGGGTAGATTTGAGCTGGAATCCGGACTGCAGGGCAGGATATTGCCGTAACGATGAGATTTCTTGTAAGAGTATGCCATTTCGGTGGGGCTGGAAGGCGGCGGCGTCACCGAATCCACGTGGGTCTGATGGTGCAGCTGATGATGGTGCTGTTGCGAGACGCCGttatgatgatgatgatgactGTGACTGTTATTGTTGTTGTCCGTGCTGCTGCGCAGCAGAATGTTCTCCAGGATGGAACTGCTGGGGCTGGTCAAGTAGGCTGGCCTGCCGGACATCGGCAAATTGCCACCTTTGACTTCCGGCTCGTAGAAGGGCTTTTTCTCGGATATCTCGTCCTCGTTCGCGGTTGACAATACGGTGCTCTTTTGCAGGATGATGGGCGACACCGGCTTCTGAAGTTCCGGAGTAACCGCCCGACTGGACAGCTCCGGGTCTTTCTCCTTCGTCGGACCGTCAGATATGCCCTTCGTCGTCTGGAAGTTGCCATAGGTCTTGGAGATCTTGATCTTGACCTTCCTGTATTCGTTCTTTGCCGCCGCATTGTCTTGTTTTAGAATCTCGTCACTGCACACGGGCGATTTGGCGTTCTTGCTGAAATCCAGCACGTAGTTATTCTCGCTGTCGGACTCGCTGCTCTCCTCGGGCGGAGTTAGGATCTCGTCGTGATAGCCGTTCGAATGGTAACCCTCGTCCGACCTCACAGAACCGTCCGTCGGCGTCATTTGACGTCTCTCGTAGATAGACGAGTCTTTCAGAGGCGACACCACGTCGACGGTAGGCGAGATTTCTGTCGGCAGCGTCGATTGTTGAACTTGTTGTCCTGAAAACATTCAATGGTTAATATGTTAATGTATAttcaaattagaaaaaaagtatataataatttaatagtaaatatttgaataagatTTAATACAGGAAGATAGCAGTGTAAATATATGAGTAAGAATAATATTGGACGCGAATAATTTTGAACTTTTTGCTTGtcgaacatttttttatcatatttttttacaaaatttattcaatattaacaatatccACATTTACATATCATTGTAATCAACCGTGTGCCACATATTAGTTCAAGATGATTTGCTTACGTATTCTCTGAAGCATCAGCTCGCCGGTGAGCGGATAATTGAGCCTTTCCGCGAACTCTCTACAGTACCAAACCAGTAACTCTTGATTCGGTAGTATCGGCTTgatcgtgtaaaaataaatgttcatCTGAAACAACAAGTAGCGCAACAACAATAAGCTTCTCTTCGCTCATAATCCCGATGCGGTTTGAAATATATGCTCCTTCGCGAGATATGCTCCGCGAAATTGCTTTACCTTATACTGGCATGCTATTAGGTTTTGCGATTCGGACGAGTAGGCGGGATTCACGTAACGCATCCAATTCGATTTCTGGACGTCATAACCGTCGATGTAGTAGAATAGCTCGTTGTTCTTGTACACCTAATAATGCGAAAGTTATTTTTGCGTTAGGACCATTAAAATGCACAATTGAAACAGATTAATGAGAACATCACAGTTGGCTGGTTTTTAATCAGTGATGATTTGTAATTATGCgtacattgaaaaattattatagcaaTCTCAGACAACAAAAATGTCTAAAGGATGAGTTGGAgacatttaaaactttttttgaattaaaaaaaaaatgtcagagCCTTGCGTTGGCGGCTTTCATAATTACAACCGATTATCTCTTGTTATGTAACTTATATCGTTATTTACGTAAGATAACTGTGTTGCTAACtactaacatattttttttaataacatggctagcatatttatattttctttcatttaaaattataattcagattttttcatattaatcacagattacataattaaatttttattttgcaatttcttattataagagaaaaagaCATCTGTAAAAAACGATATCGGTCAACATTCACATTCATTAGCTTTCATCGCGATTATGCATCATATGTTGCGGAGATCGCGGAGGAACCAAGTAACCATCGTAACGAATTGATGAGTTATGAGACATCAATGGCTTCTCGCGGGTTTTGCTTTAAGCTCGCTAGATCGGTTGAAACCAGTTTCTGGCCTTTGCTGGCTTCTCCTTCCATCTTAGCTTTTCTTTTCCGcgtcttctttctttttttttttgtcgacgTCGCATCGAGTTTATCTATGTTAACCACTGACTCGATGGAAAGTTACTCGCCGTATAATCGCAAACCCGAATACCTCTGTAATAACAAACGTAAACTTAGCCTTACCCGCCAGAAATACTTCCGGTTCGCGTTCTCCGGTACCGAATCCTTCGTGTACACCTGGCCGACCAGAGGGCCGAAACGTGTCCCTTTGGGAATGTAACTGGTACTCCATACACCCAACACCTGCCACATATGTAATGTTCGATTAATTTCAGGTCGACTGAAATCGAGGAGTTAacactaataattaattaggaCTAATATTGAGAATTAATGTTAAGACTAATGTATATTTGAagtttaaatatcaatttaactTCTTGCTTCTCATTCCgcaatttaaacatttatacaattatcaattttacagTGCTgagaattttcttaaataaactataacattatatatcttaaatatttggagtgctttttattttaaaataaaaagatttacaaaTGTATGAAAAGATAAGTGAATTAGGAAGAATTATCAAGATGTTACTTGCGacgttgattttaattttcgaaaccacagattaatttttaaattatttttaaatacaaattacttTCAAAAGGCACTGTTGCAATCGTAATGAAATTGTGATTTGAAATCCATTAGAAAAATTGCGCGGTCGACAGTTTCTTTCATGAATTCTTTAAGCTTTATTCGGGAGAACGCAAAAACTATCAAAAACGTATAAATGACGAGTGATTGACAAAAGCGCATTGTTTGCTTCCTCCGATATTCTCATCGCCCATTCTCTATTCCGGCGTTGTGTTAAAATACGCGGCAGAAGATAGAACCTATTTTCATTCCGGCTTACGTTAGAATAGAATCCGCCTATTGCATAGAAACGTTCGTTCGGCAAAACTAATTTAACTCTTCGGTGCTTTCAGACTGGCGCACGTTTCCGATgcttttgtttctcttttgaCAAACGGAAGCTCGATGGACGAACGTCGATTAGTCTATTGCGCGTTTCTCGTTTTCAATATAGATATTACATTGTTGCAATTTGCAAATGTTTCGGTTCCTACACCAAACTCCAAAATTTCATAAGCGGCGTTGAGAAGCTTCGGGCCAAACCCCCGCGCCAATTACACTGAATGTTCTCGATTCCCGCCGCGCCGAGGAAAGTGTAACGATCGTCAACTTCGCCTCTAGGTCATGCTTCGTAAGTTAATTAGTCGACACTCGGTCAAGTTTGATTCCGCGGCGTCGTCTGGCCAGAGCCTTCTCATCAATGTTTTTTGTGTCCAGAACGCATTAAAAGCCGTGCTTTTGTATTAATTCGTTAAATTTATGTCGCGCATTGTTTATCTTTCTTGACGCAGAAATTTTAggtgagaaaaattaatacaaaattagaaaaggaattaatacttgaaaattatatagtagTCTTTCTGTTTAGTACAATCTTGACATTAAAGTTACAGGAttcaaaaatgattaataatattgaaagattttgttcattaattgtaaaatatgtctAACAGatggaaaaaatttcaacgaaATTTTAATGCACAAGAGaatgaagatttttaattattattaaatttattctaataattatatttttgtaataaaagatgcaatatatataaaaaatgatttacgATTATCGCCTTGCTTTATAATATCTGTACTAATATCCGcttaaatcttaaaatttctgCATCTTGACAGTTTAACATTTCGCTTTAACAGATTGGAATTTTTTCTTCGGAAGTCATCAGTTTCCTTGCGTGACTTTACGCGGGCTCACAGTTGACGTCGTAGGATTAATAACTCGGTGCGATTCGTGTGCTTGCATTTACGGCTCTTATCGAGAAGGTCTTGAGATAGAATTTTTTAGTGAGAAAACGTACATCATTAAGGGCCTGAGAGGGCTTGAGGACCAGGTTCCGCGGCAAAGATGCCTCTGCACGATTGGTATCGCCTGGCGATGCCGCCACATCCGGTACCAAATATACGGCATGCTGCTCGAATTCCTCCTCCCTCAAGGTCGCGTGATCCCACTCGCTGGCCTCCATCCTTCGCTGCAAATAGAACCGAAAATactcattaatttaattcgataATGGAAAAATGAGAATAATGTTTCCTAATACATttgttaaaatctttttaagtCAATACACTTCtgtattatgtttaaaataactgGTGTACTTGCAATGCatcagaatatataaatttgattaacaaGATTATTTTACTGAGGTACTTgagtaaaaactttatttaaattcgtactacatttttatcgtaaaatacttttaaataggatttcatcattattaattGACGCAAAAGCCACATGCTTTGATGTCAGCTTAGATACtctttcataattatatctcACAGAAAGTAATTTATCTCTATGGCAGCCGGAAAGCTGCATACAATTGAACGAGGCGAGTTGACGGATTATATGTCCTTTTAAACGGATTATACATTAGAAAAGCTTCGAATATTTACGATGTGTTTTGTGAGTATTGTTAATCTTATACACATTGCTATCGCGTTTTCCTTCGCTTGCCGttcgattttatttgttacaacgATCTTTGGGAAGTGAGTTTGTGTGTTCTATTGTTGTTTaggaagaataattttattgtgttctggaataaaaaaagatataagtgAGCACAAATACATCGACAGGAATATTGCTATTATGAGGCAAAATATGGAATCCGATATAGTAACACTCAAATGAATAATCGAGGCGTCGCCATTGATGTTTCACTATTTTTTACCCGTATCGGGTTTTTTATAGatctatgttttttttttatttttattattgagcaAGCGATGGGATAAATTCAGGCGTCATCATTAAATGTTGCGAAATTTAACCAACGTGATCATTCTCAGGGGAATAATTAAGACTGCCAGCGTCTCATAATTCTATTTCTTGTACATATATTCATCGGACCTTTGCGCAACTCCaggaaatgataaatttgcaaCAAGCTTGAATCGAGGCTCAGGCCATCCGGAACCGAGTCGATCGATgcatacagaaataaatagcAAACACATAGAAATAGCCATATCAATAATCAGCTATATCAATAATCACCGGATAGCCTTCTGATGATACGAcgattttttgtaaatttgtttttaatacgAATGGGGCTTGTTTCCacgatgataatttataatcgatAATTACATAAACGAAAGATAATTGCCTCTATTCACATGCGTATGCAGGTAACATTAtcatcaagatttttttcatgaatattaattaatggaaAATAGTGATTGAGTTGAATTGAATTGCGATCCGCGATCCGGTTTTCTCGCCGACTCTTCAATTTGCGGTGGTGCAACACTTTAACACCGCGAAAGTGAAACCCGTCCACGCATTGATCGACTGCAGGggtgagagggagagagggaggaagGGAGGAGAAGAAGGGGGACGGGGGCATAAACTCCGAAGTCTTCCCCGCCCGTCACCACCCGCCGGGGATTTTCGCTACCCGATGGATTTCGATTTCCATGAAAATCGCGCACCGCCGGCATCGCAAGCCGCTCGCTCGCGTGTACTTTTGACGCAATTTTCCAACCAAAAGCGTTTTATCGCGTGTTCTTCAAAAACagagaaatacatttttgaaatatataataaaataataaaataaataccgCAACTTTGACATCTTAATTCTCTtattgaaatacataattgCCATAACTTCATATCACAAGTTTCATGATATTCAAACAGAATTTTACGGTGCTTCTTAAATTATCAATGAAATtcaataatagattatttttgaacatttaattattataaattacaggCGCTTAGAAGTCTTACGATTTGTCGTACAATTCTACGACAAATAATCAgttatctttttcttcttgcAAGTTTTCAGAGTTTATTCGTTATTGAAAGCTCTGTAGTCATAGCCGAAAAATGTAGGAGTATTGCatgcaatttttcattttgacggataaatatttttctcgattatctatatttcatgccatatttatttttcatcaaatttccattatttatgtatttatttccacttttgttgaaattgaagaaataatttcttataacaaatcaatttgttgttttgatataattattttaaatcgcttcttaatttatatttgtcaatACTCTAGATTATTGAATCTTTACACGAATAAATGTTGTCGTAATGAAATTCTCCTCCTCTCGAATTTTTCATCTTGTAATGAGATTTCCGAAGAAAGGTCTGAAAATTGTCGTTTTAAAAGTTATTCAAATGCTATGTATGCATTTTACTCAAAGGATTGCATTCGTAACACGCAGAAATGTAGCCGCGACAGGATCGATCCTTGGAGAAAGCGCATATACGATGTTTTGACCGGCCGCTCATTGCAAATTTGTTATCCTTTTATATTACAgttattaattctattaatacaaatattcattgaatctatttaaatttgctaTATCTGATTTGTGAGATTAATCGTTcacatataaaagaaaaagagatttgCATATcaggaaatttattttcttcgcaGTACTTCCATCACTATAGAATAGCAAAGAAGCAAGCCGAGTTTCATTCTTTTAGCAAAGAGCCAcatacatttttgtatttttcaccATGTTAGATTGTAGGAGAGCAAAGGACTCGCGAAACTCACAATCAGTATGTTTCATCATTTTGAACACTCTAATAACAAACGTACTCCTCTCGTTGTACTAATCGCGCGATCTCTCTCAATGACGAGCCGGATTTGCGGTACTCACGGCTTCTGGTGCATCGGGTGTCGACAAACAAACACTATGATGACAACGTTGTTCCTCGAGGTGGAAACGTAGGTTCACCACCCTAGGTCACCTCGAGGATATCTCTTCTGTCGCGATTCGTTTGCCGTTGCGCGACCGTGCGTGCGCGGTGCGAAGGGCTGTGTGAACCGTTACGGGCCGGCGGCCGCCCTTTACGTGATTCTGTGATTTCTCAGAGAGACCGGCATCTTGCCGGCCCCGGTAGTCGCACTTAAGGCCCGGTCCTCTTGGCCTCGCGCTGGCGGGCGACGCAAAGCGTCGCTTATCCTCAACATTTATCTTGCCCGATTTGATCGCGCCGAGGATCACGCGGAGGGCGAGGGTGAGAAATTACGTCGGTAAGGCCGATCGCTGCCCCGGCTCTGCCTAGGCGGTCCCTACGCGGCCACCTACGCGGCGACGATGCTTATCGATTATCAGGACATCGGGAAAAGGGAATTGCGATCGATTGCCACCGATCGGCCGATGTTCCCCTATCTAATTCGCCGTCGTGCGCGTTGTTTGTCAACAACGCCAATTCTCGCCGCCGCTGAGCGAATCGGCAACCGGAATCACCGTCCAGAGGGACGTCTCCCTAtactccttttttttctactgctTCCCCCTTTTTCGAGAGAGCGATCGATTCTGGCTTAGTGGCCCAACACACGCGCGTGAACACTCGCGATTATTCACTGCCGATCGGATTTTCCTCGTGTCATACTATCGAAGCGTCATTCGACGATGCACACTGTCACCGGCTTTCCTGAATGGTCACACTCCTCGGCACCGATCCGCGTCGAAACTCTCGGCGAGACGCGTAATTGGCGAACGCGAAGGAAGTTGCACGgatactgttttttttttttccaaaaaatcgtGACGCGCTTTCGAGAATCTATTCGCGAGCACCGGGAACTCGCGGCGACCCTCTTTTTCGCGAAGGGGTTGCGCCTCCGCCTTCGTGTGGTTCTCGTCGGCGGGATGGCACACGCAAGAGAGCGCGGTGTGTGTGGAACTCGGGTAGACCTGACCTAGCCCAACGCGACTCGGCTTGGCTCTCCTCTCATCCTCTTCCCCCTGCGCCGGTATTGGTCGGCGGATATACGTCGGTCTCCCTTCCGCTTCCGTCGGTCCCTTTCTCTCTGCCTCTTCCACcgtctctccctctctcgcgctctcgctctctttctctctttctgacGCACGCGGACGCGGTGGTGCGCCCGCAAAGCTGCCAGACCAGAGCAGAGGTGGTGCATTTCTCTGCGCTGCGCTTTCGATCGACCCGTTGCCAGAggtttcctctctctctctctcctcctctctACCACCCTTTtcaccctctctctctccccctcggTCCTCGCCCTTCCTCGCTACCCCCGAATCCTCCCGTTCCTCCCTGTTTTGTGCGTCTCGCTTCACTGTACGTCACTCTTCGTCCCCATCTACCACCCTCCCGGTGCATTCCCCGCTCAGTCCTCCTCGTTCGCTCCTACCACCACCAcctcctcctcttctctttttctcataCATTTCCCTCTTGTATCCTTGTCTCGCCGTTTATCGTATTTCACCCTCCTCGTTACTCTTCTCGATTCTCCCGTTACCCCTTGCAACCCACCCGCCACCCGCTTCGACGCGCGTGCAACCAACCCCCTCGGCGCACTACCCCTGCTCCGTGCACcgctttctccctttctcttgTTGTCGTCGCAGTGCTTGTTTGCTCGTCCCTCGTTGCTGTCGATGTGACGACAGGAGACATGCGCCGGTCAGCTCCGAAGTTTAATTCTTTCGGCAACTTCTCGCGATTATAAGGCATTACTCGTGCTGGGAAGAGCCGCGACGAGAATTCAATTAGCAGTTGAATGAAAGGACGGTGTCTTTGCACATTTTTGCAAAGCTCCaaaatatctgtatttttagatttaaataaaaatttaattattacttgataattttctttaataattattaaaatagtataattgaatatattttaatggatGATACgcgtttttatcattaattattatatttttactttttgactttATCACACTACTGTAAAGTTGATATGTTTTACCCTGCCCTTTTCATGTTTTTCTTCGACGCATCCCTCTCGCACCATTTCTCCTTGTCTGCCGCTCTCTAGTAACCCCTTTGCGGGAACGTGCGTTTAACCCCTCCGTCTAACTCAGACTCGCCCCTCCAACCATCTATTCTCATTCACGACTTAGTGCATGAAGCGACCACGTACGATATGAATGCAAATCAGTGGGGAACTTACTACTACATTTAAATTGCTATAATAATCCaatgttttcaatttaaaatttaatttttttaaaacgatATACTGTTGGCGTTTTCAATCAATAGTTTTCGAGTTACGTacaactataaatattttcaccaACACGAGTACGTTGTTATTAAACACGGTACTCAGCTGTGTTGTAGTAAACCAACTGCGTCTATTGTACAAACGAGATCGGTCAGTCGTTTCGCGTACGAAACACATCGTAATTTATTTACGAATTATGCGGAGACAGCAACGGTACATATAATGTCTGTACGCCACCGGCATACAAATTCTCGGTTTTTTGCGAGTCAACTTCGCGATCACCGGGTACATGGAATCCGACTGGCCCAGACCCTGGCCCAGAGTCACGGCCATTCGAGATCGGTAACCCCGTTCACTTCGACTATGCGAGAGCGTGCGCGCGACTCGAGTCTTTTCGAGTCATCGCGAGATTAGTCGGCAAGACTGCCGACATATCGCGGCATGAGAAGAAAGGTCGCTGAACTTTCGAAGCTCTCAGACCCTAATCCGAGAGACCGGTCGCGATTCTATCGCGCAAGATTACGTGAACGATCACCGGGGACCCACGCGTGTATCgtgaaattttatcatttatctgaaaaaatgTACACAAGTCGATTACTGCGGTTTTTTGAGAACACAGACAGTTTTCGAGAACACTCTTTGTAgcttaatttttctttgtagattttttttaaatgtcattactttatatactttttatatattattcttatatactATTCGTATATCACGCTAAAACACAATTCAAATTCTACAGAATAtccaataaaaattcaatttctacacaatatttcaataaaaatttgattttatattttatttaatttttataactgacTCTTAAATTCTACATTTGcagttattatattactttttataataattgtgcgTAGCACTAACGTTGAATTAAGCTTTTAATTTTCGGGTAAtttaacattgtaaaaattaaaaataacaacattttaatatgctaTTGTACAAATcctttatatcaaatttttcttgaaaagttTAAGCCTtccaaaattgtaatttaaattcgccaatgaaattaaatactatacgtatttttttgcaGCAGCTATATTAATCAGATATTATCTCATGcgttatgaaataaattcatataaaaaaagtataggaGTTTTCAACAAAGAGCAATCAGAGAAgcaaaattcatatttacCGCAGGACGATTTAGCACTGCGATATATATTGACTCTCTATAATTCACTTGGCGTTGCTCCcgatattaatagaatattggGTTGCGCGTGATTTATTcgtaattttatcgaaatcgCGCGCACCGTAGAATTTCATTTACGGGCGAGACACAGCCCAATGCTTTTTTTCCCAATGCTGCTTTGTCCGTACATTTTATTCCGACCtccaaaatttacatttgacCGATCGTTAAATCGCGCCGACCGACCATACGATAAAATCCATCGCTTGCGGTCCaccaagaaaattaattaatacacgaGCGCATGAGAGTAATCCCCTCGATAATTTTTCTCTCACGGGCGAAGAgcaaaaaaattgctatttgaaaataaataaatatataccaCAAAGCAAAGGAAAAACCTGAAAATTACGTGCCAATAAAATGTGTCGTTCGCGCACACCGTGGCGAATCCGTTCTACGTGTAACTTCACCGAACCGGGTTTTGTACGCTATGATTATGGCTGACGAAGCCGTTGACCTCTTCGTTCGGTGTGACGAAATTTCGGCGTGGGTATACGTGATACGGCAACTCATGCCGAATTTCACTTTTCGACGGAAGAACACGTGCGATTCACCTCGATGCGATTTCCACGACGGTGAGCCGGTCGGCGGCGGTCCCGCCTAGCGAAAGAAGTTTCCGCGTGAATCGCCGACGACTACTAACCCAGATACGTTCCTCGGGGTCGTCGATCTTTTCCCTCCTCGGCAGGAGAACGACTGTGT
This DNA window, taken from Linepithema humile isolate Giens D197 chromosome 7, Lhum_UNIL_v1.0, whole genome shotgun sequence, encodes the following:
- the Blimp-1 gene encoding PR domain zinc finger protein 1 — encoded protein: MEASEWDHATLREEEFEQHAVYLVPDVAASPGDTNRAEASLPRNLVLKPSQALNDVLGVWSTSYIPKGTRFGPLVGQVYTKDSVPENANRKYFWRVYKNNELFYYIDGYDVQKSNWMRYVNPAYSSESQNLIACQYKMNIYFYTIKPILPNQELLVWYCREFAERLNYPLTGELMLQRIRQQVQQSTLPTEISPTVDVVSPLKDSSIYERRQMTPTDGSVRSDEGYHSNGYHDEILTPPEESSESDSENNYVLDFSKNAKSPVCSDEILKQDNAAAKNEYRKVKIKISKTYGNFQTTKGISDGPTKEKDPELSSRAVTPELQKPVSPIILQKSTVLSTANEDEISEKKPFYEPEVKGGNLPMSGRPAYLTSPSSSILENILLRSSTDNNNNSHSHHHHHNGVSQQHHHQLHHQTHVDSVTPPPSSPTEMAYSYKKSHRYGNILPCSPDSSSNLPLQTDSCVNSTSGNGTALPSIQSPTGNLHSSTGGGLHSSTGASNGSLPPHPGNLHSSSNVGGIHSSTSVLSSSTILTSTSNPHSASTTANGCPPKRKTKSPSPSSSHNGVATPTTILYSGGSAGPGCQIESASPVYPNSASSGSSNQSVSPISPIQSPSSYGPYGSLYGHQNGSLHHNVGAPLSINCTAYSPTPSGNVVYERTTDGRRLEAATSSGGHQLPTSSTMQIDGNQALIAGTHNLHLGHHPGLTIHPNSSSSLNRYSPASSLSPDDHGCSQSGSLSPNSQGSRGYRSLPYPLKKKDGKMHYECNVCCKTFGQLSNLKVHLRTHSGERPFKCNVCTKSFTQLAHLQKHHLVHTGEKPHQCEICKKRFSSTSNLKTHLRLHSGQKPYACDLCPAKFTQFVHLKLHKRLHTNERPYTCQGCDKKYISASGLRTHWKTTSCRPNNIEDELALAAVGSPTYYEYGPDMNVGNMPKECELEHIDNYDRHGSAHGPHTTSLHTLENSVGRPSVIETSQPHIIECT